The Procambarus clarkii isolate CNS0578487 chromosome 64, FALCON_Pclarkii_2.0, whole genome shotgun sequence genome includes a window with the following:
- the LOC123769082 gene encoding E-selectin-like has product MITIWMFMLSVGGSLGQYFGHGGESLTDQQIQRIALPLPNTARAQKEFVRNLHIGNTLPVQQVFPVQPRLQPLLINQFNLPQTFEIQPQVFQSQVAFPQFLPQPPLVQSSPPLPAQSPLNLCGHSSALVHATYKSRGYHFSWCRTQATFSWDQGNSYCSGLGRDFRLVSIESKDIDDFITDIIDRHPVKFFWTGGNIRGYGVWRWLSGSLVTYNKWSHTGGKGQPQPDNREGNEDCLAVMKNFYNDGIKWHDIACYHDKPVICETSVVPSPYSNF; this is encoded by the exons ATGATTACAATATGGATGTTTATGTTGAGTGTTGGTGGAAGTTTGGGTCAATACTTCGGTCACGGAGGAGAATCTCTTACTGACCAACAAATCCAACGCATAGCTTTACCTCTACCAAATACAGCTAGAGCACAAAAAGAGTTTGTAAGGAATTTGCACATTGGGAACACCCTCCCAGTTCAGCAGGTCTTCCCTGTTCAGCCTCGCTTACAGCCTTTACTCATTAATCAGTTCAACCTTCCCCAAACCTTTGAAATCCAGCCGCAGGTCTTCCAGTCACAAGTGGCATTTCCCCAATTCTTGCCACAACCGCCTCTGGTTCAGTCTTCTCCTCCACTACCTGCACAGTCGCCCCTGAACCTCTGTGGCCACTCCTCTGCTCTG GTACACGCCACTTACAAAAGCCGCGGGTACCACTTCTCCTGGTGCAGAACCCAGGCCACCTTCAGTTGGGATCAAGGCAATTCCTATTGTTCAGGCCTTGGCAGAGACTTCAGACTTGTCAGTATAGAATCTAAAGATATTGATGACTTCATTACAGACATCATTGATAGAC ATCCAGTAAAGTTCTTCTGGACTGGCGGCAACATACGAGGTTATGGCGTCTGGCGGTGGCTGTCGGGAAGCTTGGTGACTTACAATAAGTGGTCCCATACTGGAGG GAAAGGTCAACCACAACCAGACAACCGCGAGGGAAACGAAGACTGCTTGGCGGTGATGAAGAACTTCTACAACGACGGCATTAAGTGGCACGACATTGCTTGCTACCACGATAAGCCCGTCATTTGTGAGACTTCAGTCGTGCCTTCTCCATATTCTAACTTTTAA
- the LOC123769099 gene encoding E-selectin-like, with protein sequence MITIWMFMLSVGVSLGQYFGHGGESLTDQQNQRIALPFPNIARAQNEFVRNLHIGNTLPVQQVFPVQPRLQPLLINQFNLPQNFEIQPQVFQSPQVAFPQFLPQPPLVQSSPPLPAQSPLNLCGHSSALVHATYKSRGYHFSWCRTQATFSWDQGNSYCSGLGRDFRLVSIESKDIDDFITDIIDRHPVKFFWTGGNKRGYGVWRWLSGSLVTYNKWSHTGGKGQPQPDNREGNEDCLAVMKNFYNDGIKWHDIACYHDKPVICETSVLPSPYSNF encoded by the exons ATGATTACAATATGGATGTTCATGTTGAGTGTTGGTGTAAGTTTGGGTCAATACTTCGGTCACGGAGGAGAATCTCTTACTGACCAACAAAACCAACGCATAGCTTTACCTTTTCCAAATATAGCTAGAGCACAAAACGAGTTTGTAAGGAACTTGCACATTGGGAACACCCTCCCAGTTCAGCAGGTCTTCCCTGTTCAGCCTCGCTTACAGCCTTTACTCATTAATCAGTTCAACCTTCCCCAAAACTTTGAAATCCAGCCGCAGGTCTTCCAGTCACCACAAGTGGCATTTCCCCAATTCTTGCCACAACCGCCTCTGGTTCAGTCTTCTCCTCCACTACCTGCACAGTCGCCCCTGAACCTCTGTGGCCACTCCTCTGCTCTA GTACACGCCACTTACAAAAGCCGCGGGTACCACTTCTCCTGGTGCAGAACCCAGGCCACCTTCAGTTGGGATCAAGGCAATTCCTATTGTTCAGGCCTTGGCAGAGACTTCAGACTTGTCAGTATAGAATCTAAAGATATTGATGACTTCATTACAGACATCATTGATAGAC ATCCAGTAAAGTTCTTCTGGACTGGCGGCAACAAAAGAGGTTATGGCGTCTGGCGGTGGCTGTCGGGAAGCTTGGTCACTTACAACAAGTGGTCCCATACGGGAGG GAAAGGTCAACCACAACCAGACAACCGCGAGGGAAACGAAGACTGCTTGGCGGTGATGAAGAACTTCTACAACGACGGCATTAAGTGGCACGACATTGCTTGCTACCACGATAAGCCCGTCATTTGTGAGACTTCAGTCTTGCCTTCTCCTTATTCTAACTTTTAA